Genomic DNA from Gossypium hirsutum isolate 1008001.06 unplaced genomic scaffold, Gossypium_hirsutum_v2.1 scaffold_204, whole genome shotgun sequence:
ACATGGCCATTGGTTTCAAAATGGTAGCTAGATCTAGATATATGGACATGGACACTGCAAGTTTATTTGGTAGTTTTTCTGGATAGCATGTCTATTAATTCGTTGTGAGTTGTGATATTCTTTTCTAGATTTCTCAAAAAGTCTGTACTTCAGTattaaatactaataataataataataatctaatggGATGCTTGTTGATATGATAAGAATGGAGATTTCAACCGACTTGCTAATTGCAAAGGTTTTTGTCGATTGGGTTTCATGATCATATACGGTGGAGATTGTCATGATTCGTGTATGAATATATGTTCTTTTTCATACTGCTAGGTGCTTGCATTAGTCAGTAAGTATTGGTATATTTCTTTAAATAGTTGGTATTGTCCTAGTTCTGTTGGTATATTTGCAAATGGATTTTGATTGGAAGTTTTAGGTAGAACCATGGTATCTCTGTATGTCAGCTGCATGGGAAGTTTTGTGTGATTATGATATATGCATGTGGTGAAAATACTTTGATTTTGGTTAAAGATAGAATTATATTTATCTGTGTTATTTAGTCTTATATGAAGGGAAATTGAGTTGTAATCTTTAAGTGAATAGGCTACTCCGGGTATATCTCACTTCTATGCTGTCTCGTTCACTAGTATTAGTGCCTGGTTTGGTAGTTTTAGTGTCTGGTTTAGCTTTTTTCTTATTTGGACCGGCCACTTCTTGTACTTATTCTTGGCAGCGATATCCCATTTGAGGATATCCTAGGTTGGATATCCGATTTTGGGCTACACCAATTTGTTGCTATCCCGCTTGGATCTATCCCGGTTTggggttttaaaaaatatatataaaaaatttaatatgcacGGGTTGAggtttttcaaattttagtttttggtTGAGCCGTCTCACCTTAGCTTTAAGTTcactcaattttcaaaaaattctccCATGATTATTAATgcattaaattttgttgtttattCATTCAACTAGGATAGCTATTTCAGTATCTTATTATCTTATTATTCTGGGAGGGAGAGCAAATGTGATGAGGAATATCTCCATGAATTGGACTACTTGTCACTCTATTCTAGTAGGGATATCCTATTCAGAGATATCTCAGTTTGGGAATATCCCATAAATGGATATCTTGGCTTGGTTATAGCCTATTCGAAGGATATCTCGAtgtggttttagggtttttttttttgaagaaaagtaTTGGGTTGTTATTAAAAtgcaaaaacaaataaaaccatCAGGacttaagtaaaataaaactttggaAAAAGAGGCTTAATTTTATCTGGGTCTAAACACATTATATAGTAATATTTAAAAATGGATTGTatcttcaatttataaaaattaaatataacttttttaaagGTCAAATCTTGTTATGCTATTTCAAGATAAAAAGGTAGTAGGGGGAGTttccttaataatttttttgatcaaattcattaacaaaaaataataataatagtgtgTCTACTGTACtttgaatttctattttattgtttttatttatgcaGAAAGAATTAATATGgtaactatttttattttgatggttAAGAGTCAGTTTTTTGCAAGAAAAAGTTATTGAATTAGctctaattttatttaattaataaatatattatttatttattttataaattttatattatataaaaaatagatttcaAAGTTGAAAGGTTAAGTTTACTTAAGAAAAATATTATCTATTTATCaagtttaattcaatttaatatgtAGGTAActctaattattaattaaataatgtaattcaatttaaaatttataagtagTAAATTTAAATCACTTTGTTTTTAAGtagataattatatttatttatttttatagttcaaaattttaagttatattctctttatattttaaatatatattttattaaatttttaataataaaattatttatgaattattagaaaaatttaaagtatgtaaattaaaaatatatgagtaataataaaatttacatttttagtttgaaatgcCTAAGAATCGTACTTAATTTTATTGAAGTAATAGGAAAACTCTACTTAATCctaattagttttaaaatatattaaaaaattgatattaaataaatcctttaattctataaatattaaaaatgtaaaatatatgcatatatttatccAGATAAATATTTAAATCCTATTTCGCTttttttttctaacatttcttttttgtttttctttaatttcccTAAAAGATATTAGTGATTTAAAGAAAGTTTTAATTACCATAATGTTACCGTTGTTATCAGTCCAATTTTATATCTCTCTTCATTCCATAGCTCCTAGCCGATTCTTTTCCCCCTTCGTCTTTCTCCTCTCTGtctcttttcaatttttcttattctttttagATTTGGTTAAAGGCAGGCCAGAAAAACACTCCCACCCGCTTCTCTGCCGTTTCACCGCATACCAACGCCAACTGAAGATGGTGACGGAGAACCAGAACTCTTTAGAAAAAGATTTTTGAAATCTCGCTATTAACCCTTTTCACAACTTTCTTTCCCTTCCCATTTGTtccttaataataattattgtttttgtAGTAGTTTGCATTAGTTTTTTTTTGATATGTTCTGTTGTTGGGTATTTTTTTGATTTGGAGccctaaaataaattgaataaccATGCACTATGATACTTATTTCCTTCAAAGCATGAACTGcagatttttattttacttatttgatCTGTAAAATATATGAAATCCTTTTCTTCATCGTAGAGTCATTTCAGTTATGAATCTTTAGTTCACCTTTGtctttagggttttagggtttattgGTTTGAGTGTAAGCCGCTTCCTCTAATGTTACTGTGGGATAGTTTGCTTATGTTGTGAATGCTGTGATTACAAGAGTGTCTTTTTGCATATGATTTCCATGACTGCAGTGATTATATTTTGGACTTAGAGTGTTACATACGGTGAATTACTAGATGCTTATCTCTAACATTACATTTGTAAATGTTATTGTTATATTCTGGTGTTAATCGAAGTGTTTTCTGCCATACAGGTAGCTAGATTATTCAATGAAGCTGCTCAGATGTCTCCTGAGGATGTTGATGTACACATTGTCCTGGTGTTCTGTATAATTTGTCGAGTGAAAATGATAAGGCCATTGCATCTTTCAAAACTGCTTTGAAACTTAAACCTAATGATTATTCTCTTTGGAACAAGCTTGGTGTAACACAAGCCAACAGTGTGCAGAGTGCTGATGCAATATTAGCTTATCAACAGGTTGCCTCTTCATGATTCCCCCTTGAATAGTGGTGGCCTATCTGTATACCACCTGATATGTTGATttcataattactttttttataattaaaaatttattttccctcTCCTAAAATTTTGGGGTTTTCTTTACTAAGTTGGAGTACCTGTAACGtgtgaaattcaaaatatatgaGTACAAGGATTTTACTAAGGATCACAAATTGTATGGTGTGTTTCTCACTATTTTGCATGTTAGGccagaataaaaaaaaatgaattatgaaggtGTTGACAATGTTGGCAAGGGTGCTATAACTACCTGAACCATTTGAGGTGCAAGATGTAAAAAAGGCACTTTTTTGAGTAAATTAAGGTGAATATGTAAATTTTTGCTTCTTGAATCAGGGGGGCTTTTTTGCTTCTATACAAAAAAGTGTGCCTAGGACTTGGCTTGTGCTTAATCAATTGAAAGGATGGTATAAAGAAATGCAAAACATGTGATAACCCAACATGTCAATCTTCTTTGTGCCAAACTCATATGGGTTGCATCATCTTTTCCtctatttctcttctttcttatCTTTCAATGGTAAAGTGATGCATTGGTGTGTTATACAGCTCTCTTATAGGGTTGAATTATTTACTTGCTCCATCTTTGTAACCTTAGGCTGCTAAAAAGATTCTCCAAATAACATCTTGCACCTAGTTGGACCTTAGAAGACAAACTAGCTCTTCTATTAAGCTCCATGTAATTAGTTATTTGATTTCTTGGAGCTATTGGTTAATTTAGATTATTTGATTACGCACTTCCTCAATTTACATATACCCTTGATCATATCTTTCAAAATTCCTGTTTTTAATGCATTCAGATCTTGCATATGCAGTTTGATTTGTTTAGCCTCTGTTATTGAGATTGTCCATTTAAAACTATTTGATGATAAACTTCCCTTTGCCTGTGGTGGCCATATTTTCAGCACTATTGAATTTAGTCTTTTGGTCTATATCTGGATCTTTAGGCACTAGATTTGAAGCCAAACTATGTGCGTGCTTGGGCAAACATGGGTATCAGTTACGCCAACAAGGTTTGTTATATCCTGCACTGTTCTCTCATTGTGTTGACATTCATGAAAAGGGAACTGCATTTCTTACTTTATGTCTTCATTTCCTTTTGCATATTTCTGAGATGGTATGTGATCAGGAATTAAATCAcataccctaaaccctaaaccctaaaccttaaatggGGTGGTATGGATAGAAGCGATAGATTTGAGGATTCAAATTTCGAATAATGGGAGGTAAGACGCCGGAAGGTGTTGATGGCGTGGAAGTGTCTAGGGTTTCTTACGAAAGGacaagaaaggaagggaaagagaataaagaaaacaaaagagaggATTAACAGAGATCAAAGAATGGAAAAACAACAGAAAATAAAAGgggaaataaaaaaggaaaataaatttaaagaggTAGATGAATAGGTGAAGAAATGAGGAAGCTATGAATGGAAGAGAGAGAATTTTCTAAATCCCATATGACAACGGTAACATTTATGGTAATTAATACCttctttaaattacttttttttttgagaaattaaagacaAAGAAGGTATAGAgaattaggaaaaaaaaagtgGGGAATTGGGATATTCCTAGAATGTGATATACCCAGGCCGGGATATACCACTATGGGTTAACGATGAACTGAGATATCCCTGCGTTTAGGGTTTGCCTTACATAGTTTCCTTCATTTCAGCTCTCAAGCCCACAGCTGCATACTTTAAAATGGCTGTCGTCAGTGAATAACTTTTGTCGCATATAAATGGTTTGAAGAAATTCCCGTTAGGTAATGGAACATCTCCTTTTTTATGCACAAGGTTCATCCTACAAACGAACGATAATACTAAGAAAATGGATTGCATATTCTCATCCATCACCATATATCCTTTCATAACTTAGAGAGGAAAACTACAACAGAGCATTTGTGTTACTAACCTGGCGCATCCCAACACAAGTATTATGTCGTGTTTATTTTAGAGGATGATACTGATTttgtttggatttggttctatttttatttcttaaaatttctttattactttaaatataaCTTTCCTAATAAATTAGAATATTCTgatgtcatatttttattttccatattAGAATAAGAAAGTATTATGTCGTGTTTATTTTAGAGGATGATACTGATTTTGTTGGGATTTggttctattttttatttcttaaaatttctttattactttaaatataaCTTTCCTAATAAATTAGAATATTCTGATGtcatattttattttccatattaGAATAAGAAAGTAGGGTTTTGCAATACTATTCAAATAAAAGCTCTTACTCTTGGGTTGGGCAATCCTCATTAATCAAAGTATTTGACTTAGAATTTCCAAAATCCAGTGAAGCATATCGGCAACCAGTACCCTTTCCGCTTGGTTTTGGGCGATTAGCATCAGCATAGTGTACGAATGGAGTCAGGGGCGAAGGAGGAAGGGAAAGTGCTGGGATATAACAGCAAATACGTGAAGAAAGTGGCGTTACTTTCAACACTGGCTGCACTCCTTGACGATCCAATTCTCGCCGATGTCCCTAAGGAACCCAGTTTGTCCAATGTCGATATCCTAATCAACCTTGAACTGGGGAGTGCCATGTGTATCTCTATCTTCAAATTAGATGGAACCTTCTTCGGTACGCTTCATATGCTCTCTCTCTCGCGCACACAGACACACAGAGCTAGGCAGGCCTTCAGCCACATAGAATTTGTGTTTGAAACTAAAGTCAGTACTTGTTTGGATTGGCTTTCCTTGGAATTTGAAGATGTTGCAGTGATGAATTCAGCCACGGTGAAAGACTTGAAGCTCGCAATCGAGAAGAAAGTGATTGAGTTAGAGCAATCCAAGATGGGGCATCGACACATTTCATGGTTTATCATCTTGTTTTTCTCTTAAACTACCCTCACTTTTTTTTTTGGCCAGAACCACCCTCACATTAATTGGTGGCATTTTGATgtattagagaaaaaaaaaataattcagaGCAATTACGTTTACTATAAAGTTCTGTTTTTgaggattattatttttttccttttaatgtTTACTTTGTTTGTGGTTATAGGAGGCACGTTTGGGCTAATTTCTGCCTAGCACACCACAATGAGAAGCTCTTTAATGATGGCGCTGCACTTCAGGATTTTGGTGTTCGAAATAATTCTCAGGTGTTGTATATGGCCCCTTCACTTTTctggaatttattattattatttttttttatgatcaGTCTTTGCTCGTTTCCTGCTTATGATCTCACCTTGGAGCCTTAACATCCATTGACCTTGCGAATATCAACTTAAACAAGCTTCATATGCTAATGAATTATGGGAATCCATCATCCCACATAGGCTTTTATAAATATTGTTAAGAGGAATCCCAACTTAAAATTGATCTAGAAATTTGGCCCTCATTTACGATTACTGGGTCTATAATGTCTAGCAGCTGGCAGCATGTAAATTATAAACATGAAGAATTCCTCCTCCTGAGATGTTATGATGTGTATTGCAGGTACATTTTTTACCTTATGTTGTCTCAAAAGGTTCTGGGAGACATTCTAAGAGGAGAAAACACCGTTTCTTCCTTGGCCTGAACAAGCATTCATGATGACATGCCATCATTTGGGCATCCCTGTTTTCTGATCCAACTCATTCCACAAATTCACAATGTTCCATAGCAAAGTAAATGTGGTACAAGTACATTGGTTTCtagttgatattttaaataaattttaaagctcTTGTAatactaaatttttaataaattagctTTATCATATCTCGCATTCTCGTATTCTAGTTGACATTGATTTCTTCAGAAGCTGATAGTGTTAGCGTTTCTTTTCTGacaatttatttgtttttcacTGTTTCTCGATGCCATGTTCAATTGTGAGTAGTGCATGTTGTATCTTATCATGATTTACTGAATTATTGTGGTTTTGAACTTGTAACATTGTGTTTCTCATTCTGCCTTGTTTGGTTGCTCATAAAACTGAGGGAAAATGGGTATTGCAAGGTATTAGTCATGGAAATGATGCATAAATTGGAATTGCCAGTAGATCTTTTTCTTTCGATAAGAATTCAATGTATCCATGTGAGAAATACTGAAATGTCATTGAGATATCTTAGAGCTCAATGTATTGATGGTGGTTATAGATGATTCAAAGGTTGTAATGCGTTAAAAGGATATTCCAAGGGTATTGTGGTAGACTTGTGGTAGaatattttttgcattttttagTAAGCCGATTGCATTGCTTTTAGCTAGATTTGGTCTGCATGAAGTTTTATGTCGGGTTTCAAAGCATTTTTCCACATCAGGTAAATTGATTCTCAGGGGCGCATTGTACACCAGATTGAGTTGTATGGTAGAAGCTTAAATGCCTTCCAGCTTCAGATAACTAGCTTGTATGATCAAAATGTTTTCATTATCTATATGGTGTTAGAGCCAGAGAACCTTTAGACAAACTGTCTTGATGCTGAATCTGGTTAATTCGCTTCACACTACTATATCTACAATGTTCTctcatgcagcttcttccaaTGAAGTCCGTGAAGCCTTGAAGGATGAACACCTTCAAAAACTAAtctctgatatcgatagctccctAGATGCATTGAATGTCAGTGATGTTATTCCTACTAAATGGTGTTTTTACCTTTTGTTAGGAACTCGACAAATATATGGGACTGGATTTTTTTCGCATTTTCAGTGATAAGGTATCTTATCATCTTCAACCGGTTCTGTCTTATATTTCTACTTTAACAATATTCATATTTTCTTCTTCGCCTGTTGGGTTTCTGTATAATTACACTATTGTTGCCAATCAGAACTTGGTAATGTCCGAAGTTTAACTGTCTATTGTTTTCTGTATCATTAGATTTTATCTGTGGTCAATCAATGACCACATATCATAAGGCCTCTGAAGTTCTTTCTTCGAATACATCAATGCCAATATATTTATATCCAAGTTTTTCTGCTAGCTCAGATGAGAAACCAACCTGTTGTCTATGAGCCTGGTCAGTGCTCGATGTTTCTGTAAGTTTTGTATTTTGGTTAATCGTTATTCATATTTTTCTTGTGTTGTGTATCTTTTGTTAGTTTTCATCTTGACGAAAATGTCTGTAATGGCCTTCATGTCATTTTTTTTACAGTAGATCCCTACAATTTCCTTATCTCTTCCAACCCCCTGTTAAATTGTTTGTTTTTCCTATGAATGGTAGTATTATCATGAGCACTCAAGCTTTATGAGATATGGTCTTTCAAATATAAGTATAAATTTATTGTTCCAAATCTGGTGATGGGTTAAGAGTTTGAATCCTTCATGGAAGGtctattattgttataattagtAGCACTAAAACCCCAAACCTCAATTTGCACTGATTTTTTAACAAAGAAAAGACAAGAAAAAGACTATATATGATCATAAGAATGTAAATCATGTAAATATATAATTTCTGTTAAATAGTGTAATGGTTTAATTTTACTTTTCATTCTTATAAGCataagattaaaaatattaattcaataattaatgtTAATATGTATTTGATTGGTTGGAAAGGTAAATAGATAAAATTGATGAACTATAAACCAAATCTAccactaaatttattatatcaaattataatttttttaaagggtaaaaaatTAAGAGGGGGACTAAATATAAATTTACcctattttaaaaatgtatggtATTTAAGGAAGTTTAAAAAATTCAAGAggggaaaaatagaaaatattcattttatggaaTAGAATGCAAAAAATTGGGGAAGAATTTGAAAGTTTAGGAGGCCCAAACATGTAAGTATTCCAATTTTGAATGGGATACCACAAGCTAgggagcttcaaaattttagggGCTAGTCTCCTGTGAACCCCCCTGGTTCAATGATTTTCGGGTGTAGGCTGTACCGGATTGTAATTTCAGGTATGATtttcacttttactttttcttttaacatCTTTTTTCGTTTCAAGTCTATGCTTATCTTCTTTTATTAATGTGGGTATAGTGGttttcatctttcgaacaagttTTCATCTCTGTTTTAGTTTTCAGATTTATGCTTATATTCGTCTTTTTAAATCTTGTGATGTTGTCATTTTTTTGATAGTTTATCGCCtgttatgtgttttatttttatttttttttcggtTGTTTGTTTCCCTCTGTAATCTGTATTGAGGGACATTTTCTTGCAAATCTTATTTATGAGATTTTGTAGTGAAGATATGTTTCTAGCAACTATATAAGTATCTACCCTAAAACCCTTATGAAACACTGCTTATATTCGTCTTTTTAGATCTTGTGATGTCATCATTTTTTTGATACTTTATCGCCTGTTATgtgttctatttttatttttttcgattgGTTGTTTCCCTCTGTATTGAGGGACATTTTTTTGCAAATCTTTGAGTCCTATTTATGAGATTTTATAGCGAAGATATGTTTCTAACAACTATATAAGTGTCTAACCTAAAACCCTAACTGATTAGCAGAAAATAAATGGAGACATTTTCATGTTTCTTTCCCTTTTATTGTTTCCTCATTTTCCCTATTTCAACAAGTAAAAACACTACATTTGTTGAGGGAATAAGAAAACACTAATTAAATCATACcgagtttttaaatattttcagagaatttcacattaaatatttTCACAACAACGTTTTAATAAGTACTGGGTTAATTGCCTTCAAAAAAAAGAAGTACAGGGTTAAATTTCGTTCTTATTCTGCTCTAAGGATATCCCCGTCAGATCCTGTTTCGGGATAAGCTATTCCAAGAATATCCCCATTAAATCCCGTTCAGGTTCAGTCCTTTTAGTGCCCGGTTCAGTTGTTTTTTGTACCCGGTTTAGATTTTTTTACATGGGCTACCTGTCTTACTTATTCCAGCCAGCGATATCCCATTCCAGGGATATCCCGGCTCAGCGATATTCTACTTATGGATGCCCCGGTTTCATATATCCCATTCCAGGGATATCCGGGTGTGGGGCTTGGGGCTTGGGTTTAGGGTTGGGCTGGTGTTTTTGGGCTTTTGTTTCAGTGTTTGGGGCTGTGGATTTAATAAATCCAACAAGCCAACTCTAGGCCATTCATGATTTAAATCCAACAAGCCAAATGGACCGTCTGGATGTGGGGAAAGAAAATAAGGAAGCCATCCACTAAGAAATGAAGCTTCACTGTCCTTTGATTTTCTTCAACCTGATTTTGGTGTTCCCATCAACTATCTCAAAGATTAATTAAAGGGGTAAAATGCAATGTTACCCTGCTCTTGTTTAATCGGTTTCCTCAAATTAATTGTCTTAAATTTGACGAATTAACTTCCACTACATCCAAATTCAAGTCCATTTGCTGTGCTGTGAGTGAATAGGAGAGAGATGAGAAGGGGGAAAATTGCCCCAGGTGGCAATGAAGCGAGAAAAAGGAGCGAAAAAGGAGACTCGAAATCCCTCAATGCCTATTTCAAGCAGAAGAAGTCACGAACAGAAGACTTCAAATGCCGGGATCTTGAAGTTGAAAATCAGGAACAAATAAGAGAACCTGGAAATGAAAATAAGGGCAAGCCGGGAAAAGGGTTCTTCGCTTGCTATCTGCTAACCTCTCTCAGCCCTCGTCATAAAGGCCACACCTATATCGGGTCTGATTCTACTGTTCTCTTCCTATATTAAAATTTTGGCTCATCCTCACCGTGTTTCTTTCTTATCTCAACATTATGGATGCTAATGCTTCTTTTTTTTACTGTCCAAGGTTTATATTTTCCTTTTTGGCAAGATATGTTTTCAAACTTTACTTCTTAAGGTTCAGCTTTATGATTCTGTACTTCTCACTCGAGTGTTTTGAATGGTACATGACATGTTCCAAGGCTTTTATTAGATTCTTATTTGCACCCTTTGAGGTTTATCTGAGTAAATTCAATTTTAACTCGATGTTTACTTGGTTATGgtctttaaattcaaatttcGCTTTTTCCCCTTCAAATTTTCTGTGTAGTTTATTTTCTGGTTCATGTTTGATTCGTTACCACTACCATGAAAAAATTGATGCTACTATCTATGTGGCTTAATAAGTCATTTAAATAATATCAGCTAGCAGTTGTTTTCCTTTGATATGAGGTTCTCTAGTAAAAAATTCAAGCTGACCAAACAGTTTGCAGTTTGAACTATTTATCTGACGGTAGTGTTGCCCAATTGCAGATTTACTGTGAACCCACTGCGTTGAATAAGACAGCACAATGGGGAAATAGGGAGGGGTGCTTGGAGG
This window encodes:
- the LOC121226478 gene encoding U11/U12 small nuclear ribonucleoprotein 25 kDa protein isoform X1 translates to MESGAKEEGKVLGYNSKYVKKVALLSTLAALLDDPILADVPKEPSLSNVDILINLELGSAMCISIFKLDGTFFGTLHMLSLSRTQTHRARQAFSHIEFVFETKVSTCLDWLSLEFEDVAVMNSATVKDLKLAIEKKVIELEQSKMGHRHISWRHVWANFCLAHHNEKLFNDGAALQDFGVRNNSQVHFLPYVVSKGSGRHSKRRKHRFFLGLNKHS
- the LOC121226478 gene encoding U11/U12 small nuclear ribonucleoprotein 25 kDa protein isoform X2, with product MESGAKEEGKVLGYNSKYVKKVALLSTLAALLDDPILADVPKEPSLSNVDILINLELGSAMCISIFKLDGTFFDVAVMNSATVKDLKLAIEKKVIELEQSKMGHRHISWRHVWANFCLAHHNEKLFNDGAALQDFGVRNNSQVHFLPYVVSKGSGRHSKRRKHRFFLGLNKHS